From Astatotilapia calliptera chromosome 19, fAstCal1.2, whole genome shotgun sequence, a single genomic window includes:
- the slc2a1c gene encoding solute carrier family 2, facilitated glucose transporter member 1 isoform X1 — protein MASQESHLTATLVTSILGAVIGSLQIGYHTGNINAPAKIIEEFFNNTWRARHNRSISDHSLTFLWSLSVSIKDFGALLGSLGVKYLADSYGRRNSILIVNGLSVVGACLMFASKASESFEVLILGRLVFGLFCGLVMSLNPLYIQEVSPTNLRGAFATLNQVSFAAGILVGVVAGLEIVLGTEHDWAMMLSLSLIPALTQYVILPFCPESPRYLLINRQEEIKAKSALLRLRGRAENVFAELEEMKEEAAHTQSRVTIQDFFKKRSYRQPIIIVLIVSLGSQLSGFNAIINYSTKMFQAKFDQAKYLTLGVGAVNLTFTLVAFFLMERAGRRRLLLTGFISIAVCNLIMTVVDSVLHLVPELRSLQVLLVFCLTSAYELGPGPISWFIAAELFDQSGRPIAMAFSSLLNWGGKFVLALLFPPLLKICGAYVYLLFMIVALLAFTFTWIRLPETKGRTFDDIAEEFRGAEGIPLHNKTVFNTFT, from the exons ATGGCATCTCAGGAG AGCCATCTGACAGCCACGCTTGTGACGTCCATCCTGGGAGCGGTGATCGGCTCCCTGCAGATTGGTTACCACACTGGCAACATCAACGCTCCGGCCAAG ATTATCGAAGAGTTTTTCAACAATACCTGGAGAGCCAGACACAACCGATCAATCTCAGATCACAGTCTTACTTTCTTGTGGTCACTCTCTGTCAGCATTAAAGATTTTGGAGCCTTACTGGGCTCGCTGGGAGTCAAATATTTGGCAGATTCTTACGGCAG GCGTAACTCCATCCTGATAGTTAACGGTTTGTCTGTGGTCGGAGCATGTTTGATGTTTGCCTCCAAAGCCAGCGAGTCATTTGAGGTCCTCATCCTAGGGCGACTGGTTTTTGGTCTGTTCTGTGGCCTGGTGATGAGCCTTAACCCCCTCTATATCCAGGAAGTTTCCCCCACCAACCTCAGAGGAGCATTTGCTACACTGAACCAGGTGTCTTTCGCTGCAGGCATCCTGGTGGGTGTG GTGGCTGGTCTCGAGATAGTGTTGGGCACAGAGCATGACTGGGCCATGATGCTGTCCCTGTCTCTCATCCCGGCCCTCACACAGTATGTGATCCTACCCTTCTGTCCTGAGAGTCCCCGCTATCTGCTCATCAACCGGCAAGAAGAAATCAAGGCCAAAAGTG CCCTGCTGAGGCTGAGAGGCAGAGCAGAAAATGTATTTGCTGAGCTGGAAGAAATGAAAGAGGAAGCTGCTCACACACAGAGTCGTGTCACCATCCAGGATTTCTTCAAGAAACGCAGCTACAGGCAACCGATCATTATTGTCCTGATTGTTAGCCTGGGAAGCCAGCTCTCTGGATTCAATGCG ATAATCAACTATTCCACCAAAATGTTTCAGGCCAAGTTTGACCAGGCCAAATATCTCACACTGGGTGTTGGGGCCGTCAATCTGACGTTCACTTTGGTAGCA TTCTTCCTGATGGAGAGGGCAGGGAGGAGGCGGTTGCTCCTGACTGGTTTCATCTCCATAGCAGTGTGCAACTTAATCATGACCGTAGTCGATTCTGTCCTG CATCTGGTCCCAGAACTCAGAAGCCTACAAGTGCTGCTGGTTTTCTGCCTGACTTCAGCCTATGAGCTGGGCCCAGGTCCGATCTCCTGGTTCATTGCTGCCGAGCTGTTCGACCAGTCTGGCAGACCTATAGCCATGGCCTTCAGTAGCCTGCTCAACTGGGGAGGGAAGTTTGTTCTGGCACTTCTCTTTCCTCCATTACTG aaaatctgtggtgCTTATGTCTACCTCCTTTTTATGATCGTGGCTCTGCTCGCCTTCACCTTCACCTGGATTCGCCTCCCGGAAACAAAGGGTCGTACATTTGATGACATCGCAGAGGAGTTCAGAGGAGCAGAGGGCATCCCGTTGCACAATAAGACTGTATTCAACACTTTCACCTGA
- the slc2a1c gene encoding solute carrier family 2, facilitated glucose transporter member 1 isoform X2, whose amino-acid sequence MASQESHLTATLVTSILGAVIGSLQIGYHTGNINAPAKIIEEFFNNTWRARHNRSISDHSLTFLWSLSVSIKDFGALLGSLGVKYLADSYGRRNSILIVNGLSVVGACLMFASKASESFEVLILGRLVFGLFCGLVMSLNPLYIQEVSPTNLRGAFATLNQVSFAAGILVGVYVILPFCPESPRYLLINRQEEIKAKSALLRLRGRAENVFAELEEMKEEAAHTQSRVTIQDFFKKRSYRQPIIIVLIVSLGSQLSGFNAIINYSTKMFQAKFDQAKYLTLGVGAVNLTFTLVAFFLMERAGRRRLLLTGFISIAVCNLIMTVVDSVLHLVPELRSLQVLLVFCLTSAYELGPGPISWFIAAELFDQSGRPIAMAFSSLLNWGGKFVLALLFPPLLKICGAYVYLLFMIVALLAFTFTWIRLPETKGRTFDDIAEEFRGAEGIPLHNKTVFNTFT is encoded by the exons ATGGCATCTCAGGAG AGCCATCTGACAGCCACGCTTGTGACGTCCATCCTGGGAGCGGTGATCGGCTCCCTGCAGATTGGTTACCACACTGGCAACATCAACGCTCCGGCCAAG ATTATCGAAGAGTTTTTCAACAATACCTGGAGAGCCAGACACAACCGATCAATCTCAGATCACAGTCTTACTTTCTTGTGGTCACTCTCTGTCAGCATTAAAGATTTTGGAGCCTTACTGGGCTCGCTGGGAGTCAAATATTTGGCAGATTCTTACGGCAG GCGTAACTCCATCCTGATAGTTAACGGTTTGTCTGTGGTCGGAGCATGTTTGATGTTTGCCTCCAAAGCCAGCGAGTCATTTGAGGTCCTCATCCTAGGGCGACTGGTTTTTGGTCTGTTCTGTGGCCTGGTGATGAGCCTTAACCCCCTCTATATCCAGGAAGTTTCCCCCACCAACCTCAGAGGAGCATTTGCTACACTGAACCAGGTGTCTTTCGCTGCAGGCATCCTGGTGGGTGTG TATGTGATCCTACCCTTCTGTCCTGAGAGTCCCCGCTATCTGCTCATCAACCGGCAAGAAGAAATCAAGGCCAAAAGTG CCCTGCTGAGGCTGAGAGGCAGAGCAGAAAATGTATTTGCTGAGCTGGAAGAAATGAAAGAGGAAGCTGCTCACACACAGAGTCGTGTCACCATCCAGGATTTCTTCAAGAAACGCAGCTACAGGCAACCGATCATTATTGTCCTGATTGTTAGCCTGGGAAGCCAGCTCTCTGGATTCAATGCG ATAATCAACTATTCCACCAAAATGTTTCAGGCCAAGTTTGACCAGGCCAAATATCTCACACTGGGTGTTGGGGCCGTCAATCTGACGTTCACTTTGGTAGCA TTCTTCCTGATGGAGAGGGCAGGGAGGAGGCGGTTGCTCCTGACTGGTTTCATCTCCATAGCAGTGTGCAACTTAATCATGACCGTAGTCGATTCTGTCCTG CATCTGGTCCCAGAACTCAGAAGCCTACAAGTGCTGCTGGTTTTCTGCCTGACTTCAGCCTATGAGCTGGGCCCAGGTCCGATCTCCTGGTTCATTGCTGCCGAGCTGTTCGACCAGTCTGGCAGACCTATAGCCATGGCCTTCAGTAGCCTGCTCAACTGGGGAGGGAAGTTTGTTCTGGCACTTCTCTTTCCTCCATTACTG aaaatctgtggtgCTTATGTCTACCTCCTTTTTATGATCGTGGCTCTGCTCGCCTTCACCTTCACCTGGATTCGCCTCCCGGAAACAAAGGGTCGTACATTTGATGACATCGCAGAGGAGTTCAGAGGAGCAGAGGGCATCCCGTTGCACAATAAGACTGTATTCAACACTTTCACCTGA